The Zalophus californianus isolate mZalCal1 chromosome X, mZalCal1.pri.v2, whole genome shotgun sequence genome window below encodes:
- the ERCC6L gene encoding DNA excision repair protein ERCC-6-like, whose amino-acid sequence MSRIQKIQEALEELAEHGDDEFTDVCNSGLLLYRDLHNQLFEHQKEGVAFLYSLYRDGRKGGILADDMGLGKTVQIIAFLSGMFDATLVNHVLLIMPTNLISTWTKEFVKWTPGMRVKTFHGPSKDERTRNLSRIQQRNGVIITTYQMLINNWQQLSSLNGQEFVWDYVILDEAHKIKTSSTKSAICARAVPARNRILLTGTPIQNNLRELWSLFDFACQGSLLGTLKTFKMEYENPITRAREKDATPGEKALGLKISENLMAIIKPYFLRRTKEEVQKKKAGTPEVRLSEKNPDVDAICEMPSLSRKNDLIIWIRLMPLQEEIYRKFVSLDHIKELLMETRSPLAELGVLKKLCDHPRLLSARACHLLNLGSVKFSVQGENEGEDSSDGDHIDQITDDTLMEESGKMIFLIELLKRLRDEGHQTLVFSQSRQILNIIEHLLKNRHFKILRIDGTVTHLVEREKRINLFQQNREYSVFLLTTQVGGVGLTLTAATRVVIFDPSWNPATDAQAVDRVYRIGQKENVVVYRLITCGTVEEKIYRRQVFKDSLIRQTTGDKKNPFRYFTKQELRELFTIEDFQHSATQLQLQSLHAAQRRSDKILDEHIAYLHSLGIAGISDHDLMYTRDLSVKEELDVIEESHYIQQRVQKAQFLVELESQNTELLVERQRAGNEGIWLREPHFPSQTKKCPDLNKPQPRPSPLLPTYHTQEEEISSQMASVIIDDLPEESENQDVSNIKMNVTISQDGSHPPGSTSDADSVATLPEGCGSADDIWTDSLGTALQKEALREGPTQGTLQENPLGDFNYLPSKALRADLGPNPEQPKDDEMLPHCNPWPISPMTGENQNTESNASVIKIADDDLSASHSALQDARANEAKSEEERLASSSQYACDFNLFLEDSADNGQDLSRQSLQHVENKKSLCGSAANSQAELERDKACLSVDLSETNNEPEVVGNVKGRRKARRIVSDGEDEDDTFKDTSSTDPLTTSPFRLLPVKQFDASTPKSDISPPGRFLSPNIPDSINKSVNPRRSLASRRSLINVVLDHVEDMDERPDQSSEAEVEADDLEEGAEESGSEASENTDEPPGGTLPSENEAGRLTGPEPGAPAPEAPPGDPEPLYGRQLVEYPQEEAAEAVSDYETLVSRGKEMKERGQIQEALNCLVKALDIKSADPEIMLMTLSLYKQLNTT is encoded by the coding sequence ATGAGCCGAATCCAAAAAATACAGGAAGCCTTGGAGGAGTTGGCAGAACATGGAGATGATGAATTCACAGATGTGTGCAACTCTGGCCTGCTGCTTTATCGAGACCTGCACAACCAACTATTTGAGCACCAGAAGGAAGGTGTCGCTTTCCTCTATAGCCTATATAGGGATGGAAGAAAAGGTGGCATCTTGGCAGATGATATGGGATTAGGGAAGACTGTTCAAATCATTGCTTTCCTTTCTGGTATGTTTGATGCTACACTTGTGAATCATGTGCTGCTGATCATGCCGACCAATCTCATTAGCACATGGACAAAAGAATTTGTTAAGTGGACTCCAGGAATGAGAGTCAAAACCTTTCATGGTCCGAGTAAGGATGAACGTACCAGGAACCTCAGTCGGATTCAGCAAAGGAATGGCGTCATCATCACCACATACCAAATGTTAATCAATAATTGGCAGCAACTTTCAAGCTTGAATGGCCAAGAGTTTGTGTGGGACTATGTCATCCTTGATGaagcacataaaataaaaacctcatcCACTAAGTCAGCAATATGTGCTCGCGCTGTCCCTGCCAGGAATCGCATCCTCCTCACAGGAACCCCGATCCAGAATAATTTACGAGAACTGTGGTCCCTGTTTGATTTTGCTTGTCAAGGCTCCCTGCTAGgaacattaaaaacttttaagatgGAGTATGAAAATCCTATTacgagagcaagagagaaggatGCTACCCCGGGGGAAAAAGCCTTAGGacttaaaatatctgaaaacttgATGGCAATCATAAAACCCTATTTTCTCAGGAGGACTAAAGAAGAGgtacaaaagaaaaaggcaggcaCCCCAGAGGTCAGACTTAGTGAAAAGAATCCAGATGTTGATGCCATTTGTGAAATGCCTTCCCTTTCCAggaaaaatgatttaattatttgGATACGTCTCATGCCTTTACAAGAAGAAATATACAGGAAATTCGTGTCTCTAGATCATATCAAGGAGTTGTTAATGGAGACACGCTCACCTCTGGCTGAGCTAGGTGTCTTAAAGAAGCTGTGTGATCATCCTAGGCTGCTGTCTGCGCGGGCTTGTCATCTGTTAAACTTAGGGTCTGTAAAATTCTCTGTTCAAGGTGAAAATGAAGGGGAAGATTCCTCAGATGGGGACCATATTGATCAGATCACTGATGATACACTGATGGAAGAATCTGGAAAAATGATATTTCTGATAGAGCTGCTGAAGAGACTGCGAGATGAAGGGCATCAAACTCTGGTGTTTTCCCAGTCCAGACAAATTCTAAACATCATCGAACACCTCCTAAAGAATCGGCACTTTAAGATACTGCGAATCGATGGAACAGTTACTCATCTTGTGGAACGAGAGAAAAGAATTAACTTATTCCAGCAAAATAGAGAGTACTCTGTTTTTCTGCTTACCACTCAAGTAGGTGGTGTTGGCTTAACATTGACTGCAGCCACTAGAGTGGTCATTTTTGACCCTAGCTGGAATCCTGCAACTGATGCTCAAGCCGTGGACAGAGTTTACCGAATAGGCCAGAAGGAAAATGTTGTAGTTTATAGGCTGATTACTTGTGGGACCgtagaggaaaaaatatacagaagacAGGTTTTCAAGGACTCACTAATAAGACAAACTACAGGCGATAAGAAGAACCCTTTCCGATATTTTACGAAACAAGAATTAAGGGAGCTCTTTACAATTGAGGATTTTCAGCACTCTGCAACCCAGCTGCAGCTTCAGTCTTTGCATGCTGCCCAGAGGAGATCTGATAAAATACTAGATGAACATATTGCCTACCTGCACTCTTTGGGGATAGCTGGAATCTCAGACCATGATTTGATGTACACACGTGATCTCTCTGTGAAAGAAGAGCTCGATGTGATCGAAGAATCCCACTACATTCAACAGAGGGTTCAGAAAGCTCAATTCCTTGTTGAATTAGAGTCTCAAAATACAGAGCTCCTAGTGGAAAGACAAAGAGCTGGAAATGAGGGGATCTGGCTGAGAGAACCCCACTTTCCTTCTCAAACGAAGAAATGCCCTGACCTGAATAAACCACAGCCTCGGCCCTCCCCACTTCTACCTACTTATCATACCCAGGAAGAAGAAATCAGTTCCCAAATGGCAAGTGTAATCATTGATGATCTGCCCGAAGAGAGTGAGAATCAAGACGTCTCCAATATAAAGATGAATGTTACCATCTCGCAAGACGGTAGTCACCCACCCGGAAGTACATCTGATGCCGATTCTGTAGCTACTTTACCTGAGGGGTGTGGGAGTGCAGATGACATCTGGACCGACTCGTTGGGAACAGCTCTACAAAAAGAGGCATTGCGAGAGGGGCCCACGCAGGGGACACTGCAAGAGAACCCTCTGGGAGATTTTAACTATTTACCTAGCAAAGCACTCAGAGCTGATCTTGGGCCGAATCCAGAGCAACCAAAGGATGATGAGATGTTACCTCACTGCAATCCCTGGCCCATTAGTCCCATGACCGGtgaaaatcaaaatacagaatcGAATGCATCTGTAATTAAAATAGCCGATGACGACTTGTCAGCATCCCACAGTGCACTGCAGGATGCTCGAGCAAATGAGGCCAAGTCGGAAGAGGAACGTTTAGCTTCCTCATCACAGTATGCCTGTGATTTCAATCTTTTCTTGGAAGACTCTGCAGACAATGGACAAGATCTTTCCAGGCAGTCTTTGCAGCACGTTGAGAATAAAAAGAGCTTGTGTGGTTCTGCAGCTAATTCTCAGGCAGAGCTTGAGCGTGACAAGGCATGTCTCAGTGTGGATCTTTCAGAGACCAACAACGAGCCAGAAGTAGTCGGGAATgtgaaaggcagaaggaaagccAGAAGGATCGTTTCAGATGGTGAAGATGAAGACGATACTTTTAAAGACACTTCAAGCACAGATCCGCTCACCACCTCTCCGTTTCGGTTGTTACCTGTGAAACAGTTTGATGCTTCAACTCCCAAAAGTGACATCAGTCCGCCGGGAAGGTTCTTGTCACCAAACATCCCTGATAGTATAAATAAGTCCGTCAACCCTAGGAGATCCCTGGCTTCTAGGAGGTCTCTCATCAACGTGGTTTTAGACCACGTGGAGGATATGGACGAAAGACCTGACCAGAGCAGTGAAGCAGAGGTTGAGGCAGATGAtctggaggaaggagcagaggagagcGGCAGTGAAGCCTCAGAGAACACAGACGAGCCTCCTGGCGGAACGCTGCCTTCAGAAAATGAGGCCGGCCGGTTAACTGGGCCTGAGCCTGGGGCTCCGGCTCCGGAGGCCCCTCCCGGGGACCCTGAGCCTTTGTATGGCAGACAGTTGGTTGAGTATCCCCAGGAGGAGGCAGCAGAGGCTGTGAGCGACTATGAGACTCTTGTAAGTCgtgggaaggaaatgaaagagcgTGGGCAAATACAGGAGGCCTTAAACTGCTTAGTGAAAGCACTTGACATAAAGAGCGCCGACCCTGAAATCATGCTCATGACTTTAAGTTTGTATAAGCAGCTTAATACAACTTGA
- the PIN4 gene encoding peptidyl-prolyl cis-trans isomerase NIMA-interacting 4 isoform X1, translated as MPPKGKSGSGKGGKGGASSGSDGSDKKAQGPKGGGNAVKVRHILCEKHGKIMEAMEKLKSGMRFNEVATQYSEDKARQGGDLGWMTRGSMVGPFQEAAFALPVSGLDKPVFTDPPVKTKFGYHIIMVEGRK; from the exons ATGCCGCCCAAAGGAAAAAGTGGTTCCGGGAAAGGGGGGAAAG GGGGAGCATCCTCTGGGAGTGACGGTTCTGACAAGAAGGCTCAGGGTCCCAAAGGTGGTGGCAATGCAGTAAAG GTCAGACACATTCTGTGTGAAAAACATGGGAAAATCATGGAAGCCATGGAAAAGTTGAAGTCTGGAATGAGATTCAATGAAGTGGCCACACAGTATAGTGAAGATAAAGCCAGGCAAGGG gGCGACTTGGGTTGGATGACCAGAGGTTCCATGGTGGGACCATTTCAGGAAGCAGCATTTGCCTTGCCTGTGAGTGGGCTGGATAAGCCTGTGTTTACAGACCCTCCGGTTAAGACAAAATTTGGATATCATATTATTATGgttgaagggagaaaataa
- the PIN4 gene encoding peptidyl-prolyl cis-trans isomerase NIMA-interacting 4 isoform X2 encodes MGSGGASSGSDGSDKKAQGPKGGGNAVKVRHILCEKHGKIMEAMEKLKSGMRFNEVATQYSEDKARQGGDLGWMTRGSMVGPFQEAAFALPVSGLDKPVFTDPPVKTKFGYHIIMVEGRK; translated from the exons ATGGGGTCGG GGGGAGCATCCTCTGGGAGTGACGGTTCTGACAAGAAGGCTCAGGGTCCCAAAGGTGGTGGCAATGCAGTAAAG GTCAGACACATTCTGTGTGAAAAACATGGGAAAATCATGGAAGCCATGGAAAAGTTGAAGTCTGGAATGAGATTCAATGAAGTGGCCACACAGTATAGTGAAGATAAAGCCAGGCAAGGG gGCGACTTGGGTTGGATGACCAGAGGTTCCATGGTGGGACCATTTCAGGAAGCAGCATTTGCCTTGCCTGTGAGTGGGCTGGATAAGCCTGTGTTTACAGACCCTCCGGTTAAGACAAAATTTGGATATCATATTATTATGgttgaagggagaaaataa